One part of the Bacteroidia bacterium genome encodes these proteins:
- a CDS encoding helix-turn-helix transcriptional regulator, translating into MKSYMKQDPIQIKFKNRQNPQAEFDMIDLGEIFYRKDLNHSPFDLHLVNFYLIVLFEEGESGHTIDFSNYNCERGSLITIRKDQIHRFHNHPAAKGKLLLFTDDFLLSYLEKLEALKSLQLFNELLGEPKIQLNESELNEVQNLIQRISQEYFKTNDEYSLGIIRSELHILLAKLYRIKSQRNQIIENRKYLEEFIKFQNLVEKYANQHSKVKTYADMMSVSSKTLNAYTQAIVHKSAKEFIDEICTKQIKRLLINTELSVKEIAYASGFEETTNFYKYFKRQTSFTPEGFRESAR; encoded by the coding sequence TTGAAATCCTACATGAAGCAGGATCCCATACAAATCAAATTCAAAAACCGTCAAAATCCTCAGGCGGAATTTGACATGATTGATTTAGGGGAAATTTTCTACCGCAAAGACCTGAATCATTCTCCCTTTGATCTTCATCTCGTAAATTTCTACCTGATTGTACTTTTTGAAGAAGGAGAAAGTGGGCACACCATTGACTTTAGCAATTATAATTGTGAAAGGGGAAGCCTTATCACCATTCGAAAAGACCAGATTCACAGGTTCCATAATCATCCCGCAGCCAAAGGAAAATTACTCCTTTTCACCGATGACTTTCTCCTCAGTTATCTGGAGAAACTGGAAGCGCTGAAATCTTTGCAATTATTCAATGAACTCCTGGGGGAACCCAAAATTCAGTTGAATGAGAGTGAATTAAATGAAGTCCAGAACCTCATTCAACGAATAAGTCAGGAGTATTTCAAAACCAATGATGAGTACTCACTCGGAATCATCCGCAGTGAATTACACATCCTCCTGGCCAAACTCTACCGTATCAAATCCCAAAGAAACCAGATCATAGAGAACCGCAAATACCTCGAAGAATTCATCAAATTTCAAAACCTGGTCGAAAAGTACGCAAATCAGCATAGCAAGGTAAAAACCTATGCAGACATGATGAGCGTAAGTTCCAAAACCCTCAATGCATATACCCAGGCGATTGTCCATAAATCAGCCAAGGAATTTATCGATGAGATCTGCACCAAACAGATCAAACGCCTCCTCATCAATACCGAACTTTCCGTAAAGGAAATTGCCTATGCTTCGGGTTTTGAGGAAACCACCAATTTCTATAAATACTTCAAACGCCAGACAAGTTTCACCCCAGAAGGTTTTCGGGAAAGCGCCCGCTAG
- a CDS encoding nuclear transport factor 2 family protein — MKAITFFSLIALAIVSINCSGNKQSMSQTKQKTPMELTNKEKAVVLIESLQTGAQEPAGYINPSKYIQHNLAVGDGLAGFGEVIKNAPPTGFKAKVIRAFEDGDFVFLHSEYDFFGPKAGFDIFRFEDGKIVEHWDNLAEITPPNPSGRTQLDGATEITEMDKTEVNKSIVQNFVTDILLNGEADKMTDYVSTETYLQHNSGIADGLEGLGGALQYFAENGLLLQYDKLHRVLGEGNFVLTVSEGKFGKGDHVAYYDLFRLEEGKIVEHWDIIETILPEDQWKNSNGKF, encoded by the coding sequence ATGAAAGCAATAACATTTTTTAGCCTCATTGCCCTCGCGATTGTATCAATCAATTGCAGCGGCAACAAACAATCAATGTCTCAAACTAAGCAAAAAACTCCTATGGAATTGACAAACAAGGAAAAAGCAGTCGTACTTATTGAAAGCCTTCAAACTGGTGCTCAGGAGCCCGCAGGATACATCAATCCGAGCAAGTACATCCAGCATAATCTGGCAGTAGGTGATGGCCTCGCTGGATTTGGTGAAGTAATAAAAAATGCACCTCCAACAGGCTTTAAAGCCAAAGTTATACGTGCATTTGAAGATGGAGATTTCGTTTTCCTACATTCTGAGTACGACTTCTTCGGCCCGAAAGCCGGTTTCGACATCTTTCGATTCGAAGATGGAAAAATTGTTGAGCACTGGGATAATCTCGCAGAAATCACCCCTCCCAACCCTAGCGGAAGAACCCAATTGGACGGAGCTACCGAAATCACAGAGATGGATAAAACGGAAGTAAACAAAAGCATCGTTCAGAATTTTGTCACCGATATCCTCCTAAATGGAGAAGCCGATAAAATGACGGATTATGTGAGTACAGAAACCTATTTGCAACACAATTCAGGAATTGCGGATGGACTCGAAGGATTGGGTGGAGCCCTACAGTACTTTGCAGAAAATGGCCTGCTTTTACAGTATGATAAATTGCACAGAGTTCTGGGCGAAGGGAACTTTGTCCTGACGGTAAGTGAAGGGAAATTTGGGAAAGGAGATCATGTAGCATACTACGATCTCTTCAGATTGGAAGAGGGTAAAATCGTTGAGCACTGGGATATCATTGAAACCATTTTACCAGAAGATCAGTGGAAAAATAGCAATGGGAAATTCTAG
- a CDS encoding type II CAAX endopeptidase family protein, whose amino-acid sequence MKGIFTNANEGRLRAGWRILFFLFLFWIGAATIFVVKPLLGDISKKAFLGDYSLLIVAILAITASIAVPIARKYLDKKSFVSLGLKIDAHTFKDLFFGFFLSAAMAGLFYLLAISLGLIEYQGINFQLSSSVQGFNFVTFMKVLSWGSLLLLLLEHILVGYWEELFFRGYLLQNMAEGMGWIKAIVISCLIYGIVHASNPNASLISSSIIVLFGFLRIYGYLSSQMLWLSIGMHIGWNFFQGPIFGFAASGHQNATLIQHSLVSEKAWLSGGEFGPEGSILIIPIILLAMYAMKLYTRKRPGIQIRPQNKNIENTPEIQPFSR is encoded by the coding sequence ATGAAGGGCATCTTTACAAACGCAAATGAAGGCCGATTGCGAGCCGGATGGAGAATTCTCTTTTTCCTCTTTTTATTCTGGATAGGAGCAGCTACAATTTTCGTAGTTAAACCTCTTTTGGGAGATATTAGCAAAAAGGCTTTTCTCGGGGATTACAGTTTGCTGATAGTAGCGATTCTTGCAATCACTGCTTCCATTGCTGTACCCATAGCAAGAAAATACCTGGACAAAAAATCTTTTGTCTCATTGGGCCTAAAAATAGACGCACATACCTTCAAGGATTTGTTTTTCGGCTTTTTTCTCAGCGCTGCAATGGCTGGCCTGTTTTATCTCCTGGCAATTTCTTTGGGACTGATAGAATATCAGGGAATAAACTTCCAACTTTCATCTTCAGTACAAGGCTTCAATTTTGTAACCTTCATGAAAGTTCTTTCCTGGGGCTCCCTCCTGCTATTACTCCTGGAACATATACTGGTTGGCTATTGGGAAGAACTATTTTTTCGCGGCTACTTACTTCAAAATATGGCTGAGGGCATGGGTTGGATAAAAGCCATTGTTATTTCCTGTCTGATTTATGGTATCGTTCACGCAAGCAATCCAAACGCAAGCTTGATTTCCTCAAGTATCATCGTTCTTTTCGGATTTCTACGCATCTATGGTTACCTCAGCAGTCAAATGCTTTGGCTATCCATAGGCATGCACATAGGCTGGAATTTCTTTCAGGGCCCGATCTTTGGATTTGCTGCCAGCGGGCATCAAAATGCAACTTTGATACAACACAGCTTAGTATCTGAGAAAGCCTGGTTAAGTGGGGGCGAATTTGGGCCAGAAGGAAGCATATTGATCATTCCCATCATACTGCTGGCAATGTATGCGATGAAATTATACACCCGAAAACGTCCGGGAATTCAAATTCGCCCTCAGAACAAAAACATAGAAAACACGCCAGAGATACAACCATTTTCCCGGTAG
- a CDS encoding Crp/Fnr family transcriptional regulator: MDIFDSFLQQFPNYSPEAFEAVRPYLKVRDLIAGEYFLQQGEVSKQIAFIEEGLLRLYYLKDGKEITHCFCKEKTLSTSYSSLITQTESKISIQAIEASRLIVLSYEALQKLYRSHLFWQEVGRLAGENEYVINEHHKHFLMDLSATERYLQILEKDKALLQRIPLRYLASYLQIAPETLSRIRKKISRI, encoded by the coding sequence ATGGACATCTTTGACAGCTTTCTCCAACAATTTCCCAACTACTCCCCCGAGGCATTTGAGGCAGTGAGGCCTTACCTGAAAGTTCGGGACCTGATAGCAGGGGAATATTTCCTTCAGCAAGGAGAGGTTTCCAAACAGATTGCATTTATTGAAGAAGGTTTACTGAGGCTTTACTACCTCAAAGACGGCAAAGAAATCACCCATTGTTTCTGCAAAGAAAAAACACTCTCCACTTCCTATAGTAGCCTTATCACCCAAACAGAAAGCAAAATTTCGATTCAGGCCATCGAAGCCAGCCGATTGATTGTGCTTTCGTATGAAGCTTTGCAGAAATTATATAGAAGCCATTTATTTTGGCAGGAAGTCGGAAGATTAGCGGGCGAAAATGAATACGTGATCAATGAACATCACAAGCATTTTCTCATGGACCTATCTGCAACCGAAAGGTATTTGCAGATCCTCGAAAAAGACAAAGCGCTTCTCCAACGCATTCCTTTACGTTATCTAGCTTCCTATTTACAGATTGCCCCAGAAACCCTGAGCAGGATTCGAAAAAAGATCTCCCGAATTTGA
- the arsM gene encoding arsenite methyltransferase: MDTKSLKTSVVDSYSKLATLSQKTAFSKLFACCDTGANPSLIGEKIGYSSEELEAVPEGSNLGVGCGNPSALAKIQKGETVIDLGSGAGFDAFLVSPIVGDSGKVIGIDLSEEMLELARKNSKQGQFANVEFLKGDIEALPLQEEIADHIISNCVINLSINKAEVYKEAYRVLKNGGKISISDIVLEKDLPDFIKNSQAAHIACIAGAEKLEDYLGYVRAAGFQDIRIEGKQSFPLEVMLLDPQLQQLARELNFDMNSQEVKELASRVSSISLSARK, encoded by the coding sequence ATGGATACAAAAAGTCTGAAAACTTCCGTTGTAGATAGCTATTCTAAATTGGCTACTCTTAGCCAAAAAACAGCCTTCTCCAAATTATTCGCTTGCTGTGATACAGGCGCAAACCCTAGCTTGATAGGAGAAAAAATTGGCTATTCCTCTGAGGAATTAGAAGCTGTTCCGGAAGGATCAAATTTGGGAGTTGGGTGTGGGAACCCTTCGGCCCTTGCCAAAATTCAAAAAGGAGAAACCGTAATTGACCTGGGATCCGGTGCCGGTTTTGATGCCTTTCTTGTCTCCCCCATCGTAGGAGATAGCGGGAAAGTCATAGGCATTGATCTCTCGGAGGAAATGCTAGAGCTAGCTAGAAAAAACTCCAAACAGGGTCAATTTGCTAATGTAGAGTTTCTGAAAGGAGATATAGAAGCCCTTCCCCTTCAGGAAGAAATCGCCGACCATATCATTTCCAATTGTGTGATCAATCTTTCTATCAACAAAGCGGAGGTTTACAAGGAAGCCTATCGGGTATTAAAAAATGGGGGTAAAATCTCAATCAGTGATATCGTACTGGAAAAAGACTTGCCTGATTTCATCAAAAATTCTCAGGCAGCGCATATTGCCTGTATTGCAGGTGCTGAGAAACTGGAAGATTATTTAGGATATGTGAGAGCAGCTGGATTTCAGGACATCCGGATTGAAGGCAAACAATCCTTTCCATTGGAAGTCATGCTGTTGGATCCACAGCTACAGCAGTTAGCCCGGGAACTCAATTTTGATATGAATAGCCAGGAAGTGAAAGAACTTGCCAGCAGGGTGAGTAGTATTTCCTTAAGTGCGAGAAAGTAG
- a CDS encoding DUF1761 domain-containing protein translates to MDLSGINLAEILVAALSTFVVGFLWYGDFLFGKTWRELSGISEEKAQSGHMPLIFGGSFLLNLIIAAALSIFTEVAMMLGTSAIYAGIMAFLLCFVFVATSFGVNYLFAQKPLKLYLIDVGYMFVSFFVMGLIVGAWY, encoded by the coding sequence ATGGACTTATCTGGAATAAATCTGGCAGAAATTTTAGTCGCTGCCCTTTCTACTTTTGTCGTCGGTTTTCTTTGGTACGGAGATTTCCTGTTTGGGAAAACCTGGAGAGAATTATCAGGAATCAGTGAAGAAAAAGCCCAAAGCGGACACATGCCCCTCATCTTTGGAGGATCTTTCCTCCTAAATCTCATCATAGCTGCAGCTCTATCCATTTTTACAGAAGTTGCTATGATGTTAGGCACTTCAGCGATCTATGCAGGCATCATGGCTTTCCTCCTTTGCTTTGTATTTGTTGCTACCAGTTTCGGAGTCAATTATCTTTTCGCTCAAAAACCTCTGAAGCTATATCTTATCGATGTAGGCTATATGTTTGTAAGCTTTTTTGTAATGGGCCTAATCGTAGGAGCCTGGTATTGA
- a CDS encoding sugar phosphate isomerase/epimerase family protein, whose protein sequence is MERRKFIQKSGLGLLGITALGLNACSDLLPEASALQLGTAPLPAGMPFKISLAQWSLNNSLWTGKLDNLDFAQYTKETFNIEAVEYVNQFFIDKANDTAYLSQMNQRAADHGVKNLLIMIDMEGNLASLDEKSRLEAIDNHYKWIDAAKFLNCHSIRVNAIGKGERNAVASAMVDSLGKLSEYGAKEEINVVVENHGGYSSDAAWLAGVIQQVNNPYCGTLPDFGNFMINLFPRKEYDPIKGLKELMPYAKGVSAKSHDFNAAGENSHADFPAMIKILQDFDYRGYVGIEYEGYKLSEEAGIKATKDLLIKSAMAS, encoded by the coding sequence ATGGAAAGAAGAAAATTCATACAGAAATCAGGACTGGGTTTATTGGGAATAACAGCACTCGGGCTTAATGCTTGTTCTGATCTACTCCCGGAAGCCTCAGCCCTTCAATTAGGTACCGCTCCTCTTCCTGCAGGCATGCCTTTCAAGATCTCCCTGGCTCAATGGTCCCTCAATAATAGTCTGTGGACGGGCAAATTGGACAATCTGGATTTCGCCCAATACACCAAAGAGACCTTCAACATTGAGGCAGTCGAATATGTCAATCAGTTTTTTATAGATAAAGCCAATGACACTGCATATTTATCTCAAATGAATCAACGGGCTGCTGATCATGGAGTCAAAAATCTACTCATCATGATTGATATGGAAGGGAATCTCGCGAGTTTGGATGAGAAGAGCCGATTAGAAGCCATTGACAATCACTACAAATGGATAGACGCAGCTAAATTTCTCAACTGTCATTCTATACGTGTAAATGCAATCGGCAAAGGAGAACGCAATGCAGTTGCTTCGGCTATGGTAGATAGCCTGGGCAAACTCAGTGAATATGGAGCCAAAGAAGAAATCAATGTAGTGGTTGAAAATCATGGCGGTTATTCAAGCGATGCTGCATGGCTGGCAGGGGTTATCCAGCAAGTCAACAATCCCTATTGTGGGACCCTACCTGATTTCGGCAATTTCATGATCAATCTTTTCCCCCGAAAAGAATACGATCCAATAAAAGGCCTGAAAGAACTCATGCCCTATGCAAAAGGAGTCAGCGCAAAATCCCATGACTTCAATGCGGCTGGAGAAAATAGCCATGCCGACTTCCCTGCCATGATTAAGATTCTTCAGGACTTTGATTACAGGGGCTATGTGGGCATCGAATATGAAGGCTACAAACTGAGTGAAGAAGCTGGCATCAAAGCAACAAAAGATCTACTCATTAAATCAGCCATGGCAAGCTAA
- a CDS encoding serine hydrolase domain-containing protein, protein MKTYSLFICLALLMACNMSSPPQSSSSAEEGLFRHEQDELIIHAITLMPENTQFAMALIKAGEVEFLGVNRIDTSSFYTKNSSSVFEIGSISKVFTSTLLAGLSIEGKIKLEDKVETQLPFSFKQGSEITFEQLATHTAGLPRIPPSLETVSLDNPYLGFDETRLKRYLSQELLLENEPGKVCEYSNLSAAVLGYSLEKVSGSSYEELLQQRIFTKYEMPHSTTLRENIKDRLVIGINDEGEEVPNWDMETFMGAGGILSTVEDLSKFALAQFDSSNQELNLTRQEFFPVTENFSMGLGWSLISAESGAIWNWHNGGTGGYTSSMILETESQNGVIVLSNISALGELTSEVSGLAHALMLSLE, encoded by the coding sequence ATGAAAACCTATTCCCTATTTATTTGCCTAGCTCTGCTTATGGCATGTAATATGAGCTCTCCTCCTCAATCCTCTTCTTCTGCGGAGGAAGGTCTCTTTCGTCATGAGCAAGATGAACTGATCATACATGCTATTACCCTTATGCCAGAGAATACCCAATTCGCGATGGCATTGATCAAAGCTGGGGAAGTTGAATTTTTGGGAGTTAACAGAATCGATACTAGTAGCTTTTATACTAAGAATTCCTCCAGTGTCTTTGAAATTGGTTCCATCTCTAAAGTATTTACTTCCACCCTGTTGGCAGGCCTCTCTATTGAAGGTAAAATAAAACTGGAAGATAAAGTAGAAACCCAATTACCCTTTTCCTTCAAACAAGGAAGCGAAATCACCTTTGAGCAACTGGCTACTCATACCGCAGGCTTGCCACGCATTCCTCCCAGCCTGGAAACCGTAAGTCTGGATAATCCTTATTTAGGCTTTGATGAAACAAGACTCAAGCGCTACCTCAGTCAGGAGTTATTGCTGGAAAATGAGCCCGGCAAAGTCTGTGAATATTCCAATCTGAGTGCAGCTGTACTCGGCTATAGCCTGGAGAAAGTAAGTGGGAGCAGCTACGAAGAACTGCTTCAGCAGAGAATCTTCACCAAATATGAGATGCCCCATTCTACTACCCTCAGAGAGAATATTAAAGACAGGCTGGTAATAGGGATCAATGACGAGGGCGAAGAAGTTCCCAATTGGGATATGGAAACTTTTATGGGAGCAGGTGGAATTCTTTCTACCGTCGAGGACCTTTCCAAATTCGCCCTGGCTCAATTTGACTCAAGCAATCAGGAACTCAATCTCACTCGACAGGAATTCTTTCCTGTTACAGAAAATTTCTCCATGGGCCTCGGATGGAGCCTTATTAGCGCCGAGTCCGGAGCCATTTGGAATTGGCACAATGGCGGGACCGGAGGATATACCTCTTCCATGATTCTTGAAACAGAATCCCAAAATGGAGTCATTGTCCTTTCCAACATTTCGGCTCTAGGAGAATTGACCAGCGAAGTTTCCGGACTCGCACATGCCTTGATGCTGAGTTTGGAATAG
- a CDS encoding acyl-CoA thioester hydrolase/BAAT C-terminal domain-containing protein, translated as MKKVFLGLALLGILAVGYLVLDSFLFEGVRPQAINEQGFQANYFAHDTLSNQLAVVLIGGGQWGDYWASEFAKKGYAALSLPYTQAEGLPALPENIELEYFEKAINWLRDQEAVDQDKIIVMGASRNAELSLVLASTLPELIGGVIAFAPSAVSWSNTVLPYNSDELTASWTYKGKAIPYISMKKLRGGESEKLNTLAYWSAGLEDSLAVAKAIIPIEKIKGPVLLLSGKDDKVWPSASMADRLEERSKAYAFTYPFENIQYDDSGHLISTDPNQKEGPRKGQMTIEGKSYSFEFGGSASGDFKAKQDAYRRIMQYLEKR; from the coding sequence ATGAAAAAAGTTTTTCTCGGATTGGCCCTACTTGGAATTCTTGCCGTTGGGTATTTGGTATTGGACAGTTTTCTTTTTGAAGGAGTTCGCCCTCAAGCAATCAATGAGCAGGGATTTCAGGCAAATTATTTTGCGCATGACACACTTTCCAATCAGTTGGCAGTAGTATTAATTGGGGGTGGGCAATGGGGAGATTACTGGGCTTCAGAATTTGCCAAGAAAGGCTATGCAGCTCTTTCTCTTCCTTATACACAGGCAGAAGGATTGCCCGCTCTTCCGGAAAATATCGAACTGGAGTATTTTGAAAAAGCCATAAACTGGCTAAGAGATCAGGAAGCAGTAGATCAAGATAAAATTATCGTCATGGGGGCTTCCAGAAATGCAGAATTAAGTTTGGTATTAGCGAGCACCCTGCCCGAACTCATAGGAGGTGTCATTGCCTTTGCGCCCAGTGCAGTTTCCTGGTCGAATACCGTTTTGCCCTACAATTCTGATGAATTAACAGCCAGTTGGACCTATAAGGGAAAGGCTATTCCCTATATTTCCATGAAAAAACTCAGAGGTGGAGAGTCAGAAAAGCTCAATACCCTGGCTTATTGGTCTGCAGGTCTGGAAGACTCTCTAGCTGTGGCTAAGGCTATCATTCCTATCGAAAAAATCAAGGGTCCAGTGCTCTTATTGTCTGGCAAGGATGATAAAGTCTGGCCCTCCGCCAGCATGGCTGACAGGCTGGAAGAGAGAAGCAAAGCTTACGCATTCACTTATCCTTTCGAAAATATCCAATACGATGATTCAGGTCATTTGATTTCAACTGATCCCAATCAAAAAGAAGGCCCCCGAAAAGGCCAAATGACTATCGAAGGAAAATCCTACAGTTTTGAATTTGGCGGCAGTGCGTCCGGAGATTTTAAAGCAAAACAGGATGCCTATCGGAGGATCATGCAGTATCTTGAGAAACGCTAG
- a CDS encoding amidohydrolase family protein produces the protein MQKHTLSLLLFLLFISCKDNKQVISLQTGLLISHVNILSSEDGNYEAYEGYVLLEQDKIMYVGKEKPEIKGEFEELDGTGKYLIPGLIDSHVHVTEVQGMNFDQQAKHTAPAEQFRKQVPRSYLYHGFTSLINLGGISEDQLEFFAAQPLSPEIYHTGRSGVSVPNGYPMNFVPEQFRFEAAPNFVFLESEADKIPEKFNPEDHSPKAVVKRIKESGAIAVKTYYESGFRNLGTLPLPTEEIITQLQQEADANDLVLSVHGNSYEAHKFLTDIGVDIITHGMWNWGDYKDVPSDSLPPEIKEVLDKQIEQQIGYTATLTVLEGEKVLTDPNFLHKAELAKVVPAQMIDWYKSEEGQWFGKDIFGDMPPEMVDRIYGNIQAHALLVLKYLAEHGGLILYGTDTPSAPTYGNPPGLNGYWELELMAKAGMSLEQILASATIHNAKAFHLENEIGSIAKGKRANLVLLSSNPLESIEAYAAIDHIILNGELIERESLSAK, from the coding sequence ATGCAAAAACACACGCTTTCCCTACTCCTTTTTTTGCTTTTCATTTCCTGCAAAGACAACAAACAAGTCATTTCCCTTCAGACGGGCCTACTAATATCTCATGTCAACATTCTGAGCAGCGAAGATGGGAATTATGAAGCCTATGAAGGCTATGTTCTACTGGAGCAGGATAAAATCATGTATGTGGGAAAGGAGAAACCTGAAATTAAGGGTGAGTTTGAAGAACTTGATGGGACAGGCAAATACCTGATTCCCGGCCTGATCGATAGCCATGTGCATGTAACAGAAGTGCAGGGGATGAATTTTGATCAGCAGGCTAAACACACAGCACCGGCAGAGCAATTTAGAAAGCAGGTCCCACGCTCCTATCTGTATCATGGATTCACCAGCCTGATAAATCTGGGTGGGATCAGTGAAGACCAGCTAGAGTTTTTTGCAGCTCAGCCTTTAAGTCCGGAAATATACCATACAGGTAGATCAGGGGTTTCAGTCCCAAATGGTTATCCCATGAATTTCGTCCCGGAACAATTTCGCTTTGAAGCTGCTCCTAACTTTGTTTTTCTGGAAAGTGAGGCCGATAAGATTCCGGAGAAATTCAATCCCGAGGATCATAGCCCCAAAGCAGTTGTCAAACGCATCAAAGAATCAGGCGCTATAGCTGTCAAAACTTATTATGAATCCGGTTTTCGCAATTTGGGAACCTTACCCCTCCCTACAGAGGAAATCATAACTCAACTTCAGCAGGAGGCAGATGCAAATGATTTGGTCCTGAGTGTTCATGGCAATTCCTACGAAGCCCACAAATTTCTCACGGACATAGGCGTGGACATCATCACGCATGGGATGTGGAACTGGGGCGATTATAAAGATGTTCCTTCGGATTCTTTGCCACCGGAAATAAAGGAAGTATTGGACAAACAAATCGAGCAGCAAATTGGATACACGGCTACCTTGACCGTTCTGGAAGGAGAAAAAGTACTGACTGATCCAAACTTCCTGCATAAAGCAGAATTGGCAAAGGTAGTCCCTGCACAAATGATCGATTGGTACAAAAGTGAGGAAGGCCAATGGTTTGGCAAAGACATATTCGGAGATATGCCTCCGGAAATGGTAGACCGCATTTACGGAAATATCCAGGCGCATGCCCTTCTGGTACTTAAATACCTGGCAGAGCATGGAGGCCTGATTTTGTACGGAACTGATACGCCCTCTGCCCCAACCTATGGGAATCCCCCTGGCTTAAACGGATATTGGGAATTGGAACTGATGGCAAAAGCTGGCATGTCCCTGGAACAAATTCTTGCCTCAGCTACCATTCATAATGCAAAGGCCTTTCATCTGGAAAATGAAATTGGTTCCATCGCAAAAGGGAAAAGAGCAAACCTTGTACTCCTCAGTTCCAATCCCCTGGAATCTATCGAA